One Pleuronectes platessa chromosome 9, fPlePla1.1, whole genome shotgun sequence genomic region harbors:
- the mknk2b gene encoding MAP kinase-interacting serine/threonine-protein kinase 2b → MVQNKITEVTGFHRSFKGQNPFESDDFTKNGSHLIDSSFNFDSSPRYDIPSSRPIDIPDAKKRNKKKKRCRATDSFSGRFEDVYRLQDELLGEGAYARVETCINLITNNEYAVKIIEKRPGHSRSRVFREVEMLYQCQGHSNILELVEFFEEEDKFYLVFEKLRGGSVLAHIHKRQHFSEQEASVVVQDIASALDFLHNKGMAHRDLKPENILCERADKISPVKICDFDLGSGIKLNSDSSPISTPELLTPCGSAEYMAPEVVEAFSEEATIYDKRCDLWSLGVILYIMLSGYPPFVGRCGGDCGWESGEPCHTCQNTLFESIQEGKYEYPEKDWAHISSSAKDLISKLLVRDAKNRLSARQVLQHPWVQGGACDTLPTSILHQRTSNARDLTFFAGKAMAVNRQLAEQDDMEDQQQQEVPFVVTAAGSSTHLSPLSKSKLAKRRQRGSLPKGGPVSATELRQLLAPLVIMGDCA, encoded by the exons ATGGTGCAGAACAAGATCACCGAAGTCACCGGATTCCACCGCTCGTTCAAG GGTCAAAATCCCTTTGAATCGGACGACTTCACTAAAAATGGATCCCATCTAATTGATTCGTCCTTTAATTTTGATTCCTCCCCAAGATATG ACATCCCTTCCAGCCGGCCTATCGACATCCCCGATGCCAAGAagagaaacaagaagaagaagcgtTGCCGGGCAACTGACAGTTTCTCTGGGCGATTTGAGG ATGTCTATAGACTGCAAGATGAGTTACTAGGGGAGGGCGCTTATGCCAGAGTGGAAACATGCATTAACCTCATCACCAACAATGAGTATGCTGTCAAG ATCATCGAGAAAAGACCAGGTCACAGCCGCAGCCGTGTCTTCCGTGAGGTTGAAATGCTCTACCAGTGCCAGGGCCACAG TAACATCCTGGAGCTGGTGGAGTTCTTTGAAGAGGAAGACAAATTCTACCTGGTGTTTGAAAAGCTCAGAGGAG GGTCAGTCTTGGCACACATTCACAAGAGGCAGCACTTCAGTGAGCAGGAAGCCAGTGTTGTCGTGCAGGACATTGCCAGTGCGTTAGACTTCCTGCATAACAAGG gAATGGCACATAGAGACCTGAAGCCTGAAAACATTCTCTGTGAGAGAGCCGACAAG ATTTCCCCAGTCAAGATCTGTGATTTTGACCTGGGCAGTGGGATCAAGCTGAACAGCGACAGCTCACCCATCTCCACCCCTGAGCTCCTCACTCCT TGTGGCTCAGCAGAGTACATGGCACCTGAGGTGGTTGAGGCTTTCAGTGAGGAGGCTACAATTTACGACAAGCGCTGTGACCTGTGGAGCCTTGGAGTCATCCTTTATATCATGCTGAGTGGCTACCCACCATTTGTAGGTCGCTGTGGTGGTGACTGTGGCTGGGAATCGGGGGAGCCCTGCCACACCTGCCAG AACACTTTATTTGAAAGTATTCAGGAAGGGAAATACGAGTATCCAGAGAAAGACTGGGCTCACATCTCCTCAAGTGCCAAAGACCTGATATCCAAACTTCTGGTTCGGGACGCCAAAAACCGCCTGAGTGCCCGCCAGGTGCTGCAGCACCCCTGGGTGCAGGGG ggTGCATGTGACACTTTGCCCACATCCATTTTGCATCAAAG AACCAGCAATGCCAGGGATCTGACTTTCTTTGCTGGAAAGGCCATGGCTGTGAACCGGCAGCTGGCTGAACAGGACGACATGgaagatcagcagcagcaggaagtccCCTTTGTTGTTACTGCCGCTGGCTCTTCTACCCACCTCTCACCTCTTTCCAAATCCAAGCTGGCCAAGCGCAGGCAGCGAGGCAGCCTGCCCAAGGGAGGGCCTGTCTCTGCTACGGAGCTCCGTCAGCTCTTGGCCCCTCTGGTTATCATGGGAGACTGTGCCTGA